Genomic segment of Acidiferrobacteraceae bacterium:
AAGCCCGTGCCCTGGATCGCCCGGAAATGAACGAACACGTCCTTCCCGCCGTCGTCCTGGCTGATGAATCCGTAGCCCTTGGACTCGTTAAACCACTTCACCGTTCCTGTAGCCATCACACCTTACCTATCTATCAAATTGAACAAAGAGGCTGACCGGAAGAGCGAGGGAGGTTTGGAGGTAGAACTCGGAGGGAACAAACGACCGAACGACCATTGCCACTACCCAGCAGCGGCGATCAGTATATCCAAATCGGGGGAAAAACAACATGCCTGGACCCGGGATTTCGCCGCCCGCGGCATCGATCATGCCTGTCCCCGGAACCGCCCCGCCGCTACACTTTTTCCGGGGCCGGACCCCCCAGGCCCGCCACAACAACAAACCACAATCGCGCTCTTGGGAGGCCGTATGTCCACCGCAAATCGCTTCGTCTATGCCGGCGTGGTCTATGGGGCACTGGGAATGGTGCTCGGCATCCGTATGGGGGCCACCGAGAACTTCGCCATGGCCCCGGTTCACGCCCACATTAACCTGCTGGGCTGGGTCGGCATGGCCGTTTCCGGCCTGATCTACCGCGGTTATCCGAAGGCGGTGGAAAACGGGTACGCCGGGATCCATTTCTGGCTCGCCAACATTGGTCTGCTGGCCATGATGCGCAGCCTGGCCCTGCTCCTGTCCGACAACAAAAGCCTGGTCCCGGTCGTGGCCACGGCCGAGTTCCTCACCCTGGGGCGATGCTGCTGCGGTTCAACCTGTGGAAGGGTGCCCGCGACTGAGGCGACCCCGACACGACGCAAGGCCGAAGCGCCCCCCGGGGGCGCTTTTCCTTTGCCGATGGGGAGCCTCAGGACTGCGGCAGGCGGGCGGTTTCCATTCGCCGCGAGAACTCCGCAATCTTGATCCAGTACAGGATCCAGACGACGAAGAAGGCCAGGCTGATCAGGTGACCAAACCCGGGGGTGAAGGATGCAACCAGTAGAATGGCGTGGGCCAGGCCCAGTCCCCAGCCCCCGTCACCGGCCTCGGATCCCAGTTCCCTTTTGATTCCATCGGTCAGCTGGGTGACACTGTAGAAAGTCCAGCCCAGGTTGAAACTCGGAATCAGATTCAGCCACACCAGTGCCGGCTCCATGCCACGGTTCTCCGGGCGGATCCGCTCCACGCACCTGTACAGCGCAAGCACAAAAAACACGTACGCGACAATAAACGAAAGCAGGAAGATTCCCGGTATGACAAGAATGGCGAATTCGGCTCTCATCGCGCGTCCTGGTTATCGACGAAACTGATTCCGTGGGCCCGACGCTGCACACGCCTGGTGCCAAGGATTGTAGCACGGCGACTTCGTATCACAGGTCCTGTTGAAGGCAAAAAACAGCCCGGCATGCCGGGCTGTTTTCGTCGTTCCTTGCGGTGGATTCAGCTGGCCTGACCTTCCCGACGGTGTTCCCGCCAGTGCTTGTAAAACTGCTGACGCTTCTCCAGCTGTTCCTTGGTCAGCACCTTGTCCACTTCCTGCTTCATCTTGAAACGCAGGACCGTCATGTCGGCCTTGATCTTGCCTTGGGCATCGGCAATCTTTTGGACCTGCGAATCGCTGGCCGTTCCCTTGTCCATCAGTGCGCGCATTTGCTCACGGTTGGCACGCATCTTTTCCCACAGGGCCTTGCGTTCGGGCTCGTACTTCGTGTTGATCGCCTTGATCCTGGTGACCTGCTTGTCGCTCAGGCCCAGGTGCTCCTTCATGCGCTCAATACGATCGCCGTGACCGCAGCCCCGACCGGGTCCGCCATGGCGACCATAGTCAGCACTGGCAATCCCCGCGGTACCAGCCATCAGGGAAGCGGCAAGCAACAGGACAGTAGCTTTCTTCATCATATGCTCCTCGTAAACATGGTTTGTGAACGGCCGGGCTTGTTCCCGACATGGACGAAGCCTACGCCGGCGGACGGTCAAGATGGGTGACCGGGGCGTAAATGTATGTAAATCAACACCCGGGTCCGGCGCGCGCCTGTAAGGTATGCCCTCTTGTATGGCACACTTTCGGAACAGATTCCTGGGCCGGGATACCGATACATGAACCGAATTCTCATAGCCGATGACGATGTCGAACTCGGGGCACTGCTCGCAGAATACCTGGGCCGGGAGGGTTTCGACGTGGAACTTGCTCACGATGGCGCCGCCGCCCTGGAGCAGGCCTCCAATGGGGACTATGACGCGGTGGTGCTGGATGTGATGATGCCGAAACTGAACGGATTCGATGTACTGCGGGAATTGCGACAACAGTCGCAGGTCCCGGTACTGATGCTGACCGCGCGCGGAGACGATGTCGACAGCGTCCTCGGTCTGGAGTTGGGCGCCGACGACTATCTGGCCAAACCCTGCAATCCGCGTGTACTCATGGCCAGAATACGTGCGGTCCTCCGGCGCAGCGAGGCCGGCACGGGATCCGAAGAACAGGGGGGCACCCAGATCGTGCAGGGAGACCTGACTCTCGAACCCGGAACCCGAACCGTGCGCCTCAACGGAGAACCGGTGGCCATGACGAGCACGGAATTCAGCGTACTGGCGGTGTTGCTGCGGAACGCGGGCGAGGTCGTGCCAAAGACCGATTTGTCACAGCAGGCCCTGGGCCGGGAACTGGCCCGCTATGACCGGAGCCTGGATATGCATGTCAGCAATCTTCGCCGGAAACTCGGGCCACTGGCCGACGGCAGCGAGCGAATCAAGACCGTTCGTGGCGTCGGCTACCAGTACGTGAGGGCCTGACTATGGGCGGTTTGTTCTGGAAGATCTTTCTTTCTTTCTGGGCGGCACTGGTTCTGTTCTCGGCGGCGACCATCTGGACCGCGTCCAGCTATCTGGAGCACACGCGACACCAGCGGCTTGCCACCCGGCCCCATGAACGCATGGCAAGTTACTTCCACCAGGCGCGTCGCGCCATTGATCACGGCGGGATCAAGGGTCTGAAAACCTGGGCGCACGATGTGGACCTGCGCGAGCCAATCCCCCTGCTGGTGCTGGATTCCAAAGGCGAAGATCTCCTGGGCCGACCCGTTCCGCCTCGCCTCGCCGAACGGATTCGCCGCTACAATCAGATCGGAGTCGGGCACCGGGACTTCGGTGAAAACGACCACCACATGCCACGCTGGCTGCGCCATGGCATCGAGGTGCCCGGTATGGGCACGGTCTATTTGATTCCCGACTTTCAGAGCGTCACCCTGGGAAGGGTACTTAGTCGACCACGTGTCATCGCCCTGCCGGTAGTGGTCGCGGCCCTGGTAAGTGGTCTGGTGTGTCTGCTTCTGGCGCGCTACCTCACAGCGCCGGTAACGCGGCTGCGGACCGCAACTCGTCGCTTCGCCAACGGTGATCTCAGTCAGCGGGTTGGCGCCACCCTGGGGAATCGCCGGGATGAAATCGCCGATCTCGCACGGGACTTCGATCACATGGCGGAGCGTCTGGACGCGCTATTGGCATCCCACAGGCAACTGCTACGGGACGCATCCCATGAATTGCGATCCCCACTGGCGCGCCTGCAAGTGGCCCTGGGGCTCACGCGCCAACGCGGTGGCGAAGCCATTGCCGACGAACTCGACCGTATGGAGCAGGAAATCGAACGGCTGAACGAGCTCGTCGGGCAATTGTTGTCTCTTGCCAGGATGGAGTCCGGGGTCGCCGAGTTCCAGCGCGAGCGCGTGGATCTGACATCCATCGTCGAAACCGTGGCTGACGACGCCGCCTTCGAGGCCCGGGCCCGGGATTGCGATGTCCGCGTGACCCAACTGGATCCGGTTGTCGTCGAGGGAAACGAGGCCCTGTTGCACAGCGCGATTGAAAACGTCGTTCGCAATGCGGTCGCCTATACAGCACCCGGGACGACGGTGGAGATTTCCGTGGCGCGGCAAGCCGATCGGCCGGATCGCTGCGCAATTACCGTCCGCGACCACGGCCCCGGCATCCCCGAGGCGATGCTGGAAAAGGTGTTCGAGCCCTTCGCCCGCCTGGATGAGGCCCGGGATCGATCGACCGGGGGCTATGGCCTGGGCCTGGCTATAGCCGACCGGGCAGTACGGGTGCACGGAGGAACGATTCAGGCCACCAATCATCCCGATGGCGGCGTCCGCATGCGCATTGAACTCCCTGCCCGAACGCCCGGACCGAAAACCTGATACCGAATCAGTAACGGGCGCGTGAATGATCACGCGCCCGTTGCGGTTGAACCGGCTCGCCTGAATCCTATTCGGTCGGCGTCTCTTCACCACCTTCGGCTTCGGCTGGGGCTTCCGCCTCGGCGGCG
This window contains:
- a CDS encoding cold-shock protein; translation: MATGTVKWFNESKGYGFISQDDGGKDVFVHFRAIQGTGFKTLAEGQRVTFDVEEGPKGLQAANVNAQ
- a CDS encoding Spy/CpxP family protein refolding chaperone gives rise to the protein MKKATVLLLAASLMAGTAGIASADYGRHGGPGRGCGHGDRIERMKEHLGLSDKQVTRIKAINTKYEPERKALWEKMRANREQMRALMDKGTASDSQVQKIADAQGKIKADMTVLRFKMKQEVDKVLTKEQLEKRQQFYKHWREHRREGQAS
- a CDS encoding response regulator transcription factor; protein product: MNRILIADDDVELGALLAEYLGREGFDVELAHDGAAALEQASNGDYDAVVLDVMMPKLNGFDVLRELRQQSQVPVLMLTARGDDVDSVLGLELGADDYLAKPCNPRVLMARIRAVLRRSEAGTGSEEQGGTQIVQGDLTLEPGTRTVRLNGEPVAMTSTEFSVLAVLLRNAGEVVPKTDLSQQALGRELARYDRSLDMHVSNLRRKLGPLADGSERIKTVRGVGYQYVRA
- a CDS encoding ATP-binding protein → MGGLFWKIFLSFWAALVLFSAATIWTASSYLEHTRHQRLATRPHERMASYFHQARRAIDHGGIKGLKTWAHDVDLREPIPLLVLDSKGEDLLGRPVPPRLAERIRRYNQIGVGHRDFGENDHHMPRWLRHGIEVPGMGTVYLIPDFQSVTLGRVLSRPRVIALPVVVAALVSGLVCLLLARYLTAPVTRLRTATRRFANGDLSQRVGATLGNRRDEIADLARDFDHMAERLDALLASHRQLLRDASHELRSPLARLQVALGLTRQRGGEAIADELDRMEQEIERLNELVGQLLSLARMESGVAEFQRERVDLTSIVETVADDAAFEARARDCDVRVTQLDPVVVEGNEALLHSAIENVVRNAVAYTAPGTTVEISVARQADRPDRCAITVRDHGPGIPEAMLEKVFEPFARLDEARDRSTGGYGLGLAIADRAVRVHGGTIQATNHPDGGVRMRIELPARTPGPKT